CTGCCCCGAGTGGAGAGTGGGGAACCGGGGCAGAGGGGAAGCGGGTCAGCCAGAAACTAAGGAGCCACTGGGGAAAGGGGCACGGGATGGGGGGAACCTCCAAGGAGTGGGGGCCCTTAAGAGCATCACCCAGAGTGGAGAAGGGGGTCAGACGCTGAGGCAGAGGGCAAGGGAAGGGGGCTTGAGGAGGAGGGTAACAGTAGGAGgaatccccccacccccggcccacgTCTGACAGATGAAGGTCAAAAAAGCACCCACACTTGAAAAGCACCACATCTTTATTGAGCCCTTCCACGTGCCAGCAGCTTCTCTGCACCCAACCCCTGTGAGCCCACACACCTActggcccattttacagatgggaaaactggaccTGGGAGGGGTAGCCACTGGGCTTGAGGTGCTAGTCAGGTTAGAAGCTGCACCAGCCTTGGCTGGGTCAGGCCTCACAGTCTCCAAAGCCCATGCTTCTGACCACTGCACCATCCTGCCCCTTATGGGGTGTCCCAAGACATGGCTGGGGGCCAGCCATTCTTATAGGCTCCTTTAGCATTCAACCCCATACCGATCAAAGTGGCGCAGCAGCAGGCTCAGCTCAAGGTGCACGGTGCCCCCGGAGGTGGTGTGCAGGCGATAGCGGTCAGCCCCACTGTAGATGGCATCTCCATGCAGCAGCTGAGGCCCGCCGCCCACGAAGGCCCTCGCCAGCTGCTCTCGCCAGCTGCCCAGGGGCCGCCACGTGGGGCAGTCCAGCTGGTGGGTGCCTGGACTGCTGGGCACATGGCAAAAGCCATAGCCTGCAAGCTGGCAGCGGCCGAAGCTGTCCTGGGACCACACCTGGAGATGGAGCCGGGGCCAGCCTGCAGGATAGGAGGGAGGGTGGAAAGGTGAAGGGGTACAGTCCAGCCTCTTACTCCTGAAGACCCCCTGCCAGGTTTctgccccaccctcctcctctggACCACCACAGAGCAGCCAAAGGGATCTTTCTGAATCCAGGTTCTTCCTCGGCTCAAAACCCTTCCATGATTCCCTAATGCTCTCAGTATAAAGTCCAACCTCAACATTCTAGACCCTTGAGGTCTGGCCTCTGTTGAATTCTCTGTTGGCCTTCTCCTCTGTGTCCGCATATCTGGGGAGCCCAGTCCCCAGGTGAGGGTGGTGGGCCTTGTCCTGgatgcctccttccttccctccccatgGCCACACCCTGTCCTCTTTCCTGGCCTCGGGGCCTTCTTTCTTGCCTTCATCATCTTTCACCTGGCAGCTGGAAGCATCTTTCTCCCCTTTCCATAGATTTCTCAGTTCCTCACTCAAGATACAGTTCAGCTCCTCACCCGATAAGCAAAGTGCTTGGGAGATCCAGCCCCATTTCACCCTCCTTTCTGAGTCTCTCTGAGCTTGGCCCTGTTCTAGAagctggggatacagcagtgaacagggCAGACAAAAATTTTTGCCCTTGTGCAGCTGACATCTTAGACAACCAACACAGTAAATACGCAAATTATAGGGTATGTCAGATGGTGATAACTGCTCTGGAGAAAAATAAGCTGGGTAGGGTGGGAGTAGGTAGGCATGCAGTTTTAGAAGGCGGTGATCAAGAAAAAATTTACTGAGGTGACATCAGAGGCAGTGCTTAAAGGAGGGAAGAGACTGGGGGCTATATGGCTATCTAGGAAAGAATGCTCCCAGCAGAGGGGACAgctagtgcaaaggccctgaggtgggagctGCCTGGTGGGACTGATGTGGCTGGAGCAGATGGGGAAGGGGAGACAGAACCAGATCAAGCAGGGCCCTGTCCTTCCATGGTAAGGCTTTGCCTTTTACCTTGAGTGATGTGGGGACCACAGAGGGTCCTAAGCAGAGGAGGAATGTGGCCTGACTTAGGTGTTCACAGGAGGGACACCTCAGTAAAGACTCTatggtatggagaaggaaatggcaacccactccagtcttcttgcct
The genomic region above belongs to Budorcas taxicolor isolate Tak-1 chromosome 18, Takin1.1, whole genome shotgun sequence and contains:
- the B9D2 gene encoding B9 domain-containing protein 2 — translated: MAEVHVIGQIMGATGFSESSLFCKWGVHTGAAWKLLSGVREGQTQVDTPQIGDMAYWSHPIDLHFATKGLQGWPRLHLQVWSQDSFGRCQLAGYGFCHVPSSPGTHQLDCPTWRPLGSWREQLARAFVGGGPQLLHGDAIYSGADRYRLHTTSGGTVHLELSLLLRHFDRYGVEC